A window from Blastocatellia bacterium encodes these proteins:
- a CDS encoding TIGR03618 family F420-dependent PPOX class oxidoreductase — MSVRKQIRMTDDEVAAFLQGRHTMSVATIGKDGQPHLVAMWYGFLDGAPAFWTYKKSQKIRNLQRDNRITCLVEEGETYEQLRGAMLIGRGTILEDQAIVIKVGESVFERYYGQSGEAVRPVIEQMGRKRVVVRIDVERVISWDHRKLAALSAAD; from the coding sequence ATGTCTGTGCGCAAGCAAATTCGTATGACCGACGATGAAGTGGCTGCGTTCTTGCAAGGACGACATACGATGAGCGTGGCCACCATTGGCAAAGACGGCCAGCCGCATCTGGTCGCCATGTGGTATGGATTTCTGGACGGCGCCCCAGCATTTTGGACATACAAAAAATCACAAAAAATCCGCAATCTGCAACGCGACAATCGCATAACCTGTCTTGTCGAAGAAGGCGAAACCTATGAGCAACTGCGCGGCGCCATGCTGATCGGCCGAGGAACAATCCTGGAAGACCAAGCCATCGTCATCAAGGTCGGTGAAAGTGTCTTTGAGCGGTACTACGGTCAATCCGGCGAAGCTGTGCGTCCGGTGATCGAACAGATGGGCCGCAAGCGGGTCGTCGTTCGGATTGACGTAGAGCGCGTCATCTCGTGGGATCATCGCAAACTGGCCGCGCTCTCGGCGGCAGATTGA
- a CDS encoding glutaminyl-peptide cyclotransferase, with product MNRMLVMLVGQVAVVVGALFFTNWFNQPTEVAARVAQPPVYGYKIINTYPHDKQAFTQGLIYDSGFFYESTGLNGRSSLRKVEVETGRVLQIRQLADQYFGEGLTLWRNQLIQLTWLNRVGFVYDKETFTQLREFSYTTEGWGITHDGRRLIMSDGSSVLYFLHPETFQRIGRLQVREGDKPVPTLNELEYIKGEIYANLWYGSGFPPDRIARISPETGQVLSWIDLSGLLTPEEISQGADILNGIAYDAEKDRLFVTGKLWPKVFEIEVVPKP from the coding sequence ATGAATCGAATGCTGGTGATGCTTGTTGGCCAGGTGGCTGTCGTGGTCGGGGCGCTGTTTTTCACCAACTGGTTCAATCAACCGACGGAGGTCGCCGCTCGTGTGGCGCAGCCACCGGTTTATGGATACAAGATCATCAACACGTATCCACACGACAAGCAGGCGTTCACGCAAGGGCTGATTTACGATAGCGGTTTTTTCTACGAGAGCACCGGCTTGAACGGCCGCTCGTCGTTGCGCAAGGTGGAAGTTGAGACGGGACGGGTGCTGCAAATCCGGCAGCTTGCCGATCAGTACTTCGGCGAAGGGCTCACGCTCTGGCGGAATCAGTTGATTCAATTAACCTGGCTCAACCGCGTGGGATTCGTCTATGACAAGGAGACGTTCACCCAACTCCGCGAGTTCTCCTACACGACGGAAGGATGGGGCATCACACACGACGGGCGACGCCTCATCATGAGCGATGGAAGTTCGGTTCTTTATTTTCTCCATCCTGAGACTTTCCAGCGCATTGGCCGGCTTCAAGTCCGCGAGGGAGACAAACCGGTTCCCACCCTGAACGAACTGGAGTACATCAAGGGCGAGATCTACGCCAACCTCTGGTATGGGTCGGGCTTTCCACCGGACCGGATTGCGCGGATTTCGCCGGAAACGGGTCAGGTGCTCAGTTGGATTGATCTGTCTGGGTTGTTGACGCCTGAGGAGATCAGCCAGGGCGCAGATATTCTCAACGGCATTGCTTATGACGCTGAGAAAGACCGGCTGTTCGTGACCGGCAAACTCTGGCCCAAGGTCTTCGAGATTGAAGTCGTGCCAAAGCCATGA
- a CDS encoding peroxiredoxin, whose translation MSDQTTERPRLELNGPAPDFEATTTHGPIRLSEWEKDKWVILFSHPADFTPVCTTEFVEFAKRYDDLRAKNVALLGCSIDSVYSHIAWVRNIEQHFNVKIQFPVIADLDQKVSRLYGMVHEPSAVTATVRCVFFIDPKRTLRAMIYYPLNVGRNFDEITRVVDALQTVDKYGVACPANWTPGQEVIVPPPVTMQDAEARVNNPEYKVTDWYFSKKAVG comes from the coding sequence ATGAGTGACCAAACAACAGAACGACCACGATTGGAGCTGAACGGTCCGGCGCCTGATTTTGAAGCCACCACCACGCACGGACCGATTCGGCTGTCAGAATGGGAAAAGGATAAGTGGGTGATCTTGTTCTCGCACCCGGCGGATTTCACGCCGGTTTGTACCACCGAGTTTGTTGAGTTTGCCAAGCGATATGACGATCTGCGAGCCAAGAATGTCGCCCTATTGGGCTGTTCGATAGACAGCGTCTACAGTCATATCGCGTGGGTGCGTAACATCGAACAACACTTCAACGTGAAGATTCAATTTCCGGTGATTGCTGACCTGGATCAGAAAGTGTCGCGGTTGTATGGCATGGTCCATGAGCCGAGCGCCGTAACGGCGACCGTTCGCTGCGTGTTCTTCATTGATCCGAAGCGTACCTTGCGGGCGATGATTTACTATCCGCTCAACGTAGGGCGCAACTTCGATGAAATCACCCGCGTGGTGGATGCGCTGCAAACGGTTGACAAATACGGTGTCGCTTGTCCGGCCAACTGGACACCGGGGCAAGAGGTCATTGTGCCGCCCCCGGTCACGATGCAAGATGCCGAAGCGCGGGTCAACAATCCTGAGTACAAAGTGACCGATTGGTACTTCTCCAAGAAGGCTGTCGGGTGA
- a CDS encoding DUF4351 domain-containing protein, protein MWIEEGMQQGMIQGLRNALLAHIRERFSDVPAAVETRIRQINDVERLNQLLLDVDEFSDAEELERQLN, encoded by the coding sequence ATGTGGATTGAAGAAGGCATGCAACAAGGCATGATCCAAGGGCTACGAAACGCGCTACTGGCCCACATTCGTGAGCGATTTTCGGACGTCCCGGCGGCAGTCGAAACCCGCATACGCCAGATCAATGATGTAGAGCGACTCAATCAGCTTCTGCTCGATGTTGATGAGTTCTCGGATGCCGAGGAACTGGAGCGCCAGTTGAATTGA
- a CDS encoding threonine/serine dehydratase, whose amino-acid sequence MTALVTLDQIKTAAHAIKPYVYETPLVPAQELSHRCGGRAFLKAENLQLTGSFKIRAAINSILNLPSREINGVIASSSGNFAQALAYAGAQHGIRVTIVMEQRSSPLKVSQTRQYGAEVVFCENNFLSRDQTVERLKHERGLVMLHPYNLPAVIAGNGSCGLEIFTQCPDVDMVLVPVSGGGLISGIATALKHLRPSINIIGVQAETSNAAYLSFHRGQIVTLEAPTTIADGLRASPKEITFAHIQKYVDDFVLVSDDEIRRAVIFLLEHNKLLVEPSGAVGVAALLAGKLPVEGKTVVSVLSGGNISLDALQALRAEIEAGA is encoded by the coding sequence ATGACAGCATTGGTCACGCTCGATCAAATCAAAACGGCAGCGCACGCCATCAAGCCGTACGTCTACGAGACGCCGCTGGTGCCGGCGCAAGAGCTCTCCCACCGCTGTGGCGGACGCGCCTTTCTCAAAGCAGAAAACCTGCAACTCACCGGCTCATTCAAGATTCGCGCGGCGATCAATTCCATATTGAATTTGCCGTCCAGGGAGATCAACGGCGTCATCGCGTCTTCATCAGGCAACTTCGCGCAGGCATTGGCCTACGCCGGCGCACAACACGGCATTCGCGTCACGATCGTCATGGAGCAACGCAGTTCGCCACTCAAAGTGAGTCAGACGCGGCAGTATGGCGCAGAGGTCGTCTTCTGTGAAAACAATTTCCTCAGCCGCGATCAGACCGTCGAGCGGCTAAAACACGAGCGGGGATTGGTCATGCTGCACCCTTACAACTTGCCGGCAGTCATTGCCGGCAATGGCTCGTGCGGCTTGGAAATCTTCACGCAATGTCCCGATGTGGATATGGTGCTTGTTCCGGTCAGCGGCGGTGGATTGATTTCGGGCATCGCGACGGCGCTGAAACACCTTCGCCCTTCTATCAACATCATCGGCGTACAAGCCGAAACATCAAACGCCGCTTACTTGTCTTTCCATCGTGGCCAAATTGTCACGCTGGAAGCGCCAACGACGATTGCCGACGGATTGCGTGCCAGCCCGAAAGAGATCACGTTTGCGCATATTCAAAAATATGTTGATGACTTCGTGCTTGTTTCCGATGATGAGATTCGACGCGCAGTCATCTTTTTGCTCGAACACAATAAGCTGTTGGTCGAACCTTCGGGGGCCGTTGGTGTAGCGGCGCTGCTGGCCGGCAAGCTGCCTGTCGAGGGTAAGACGGTGGTGTCTGTTCTCAGTGGCGGCAACATCTCGCTTGATGCCCTGCAAGCCCTCCGCGCGGAGATTGAAGCCGGCGCATGA
- a CDS encoding sulfite exporter TauE/SafE family protein: MELALSTFLWIVLVGIATGVMSALLGVGGGFFLVPLLVILFKIPIHYAIGASLITIIATSCAVSAYNIKHRLANVRLGIMLELTATFGAIAGSLLAGRLSHRTLTIVFAGLMVTIAMLMVRKLRSGESSIVPIKDPGPLGASYYDEAIGFRVTYRVQRLPTMMVVFFLAGNLSGLLGIGGALIKVPTLNLICKIPTRAAVATANFTVGLTAVAAALLYHDRGDIPPLLAAATILGALSGSTLGTRLAAKVQSRWISAVFTILTLGLAVQMVWHVL; this comes from the coding sequence TTGGAACTTGCGTTAAGCACGTTCTTGTGGATTGTGTTGGTCGGCATCGCAACCGGCGTGATGTCTGCCTTGCTCGGCGTGGGCGGCGGATTCTTCCTTGTGCCGCTGCTGGTCATTCTTTTCAAAATACCGATTCATTATGCGATTGGCGCCAGTTTGATTACCATCATTGCCACGTCGTGCGCTGTGTCAGCCTACAACATCAAACACCGGTTAGCCAACGTGCGTCTGGGCATCATGCTGGAATTGACGGCGACCTTTGGCGCGATTGCCGGCAGTCTGCTGGCCGGACGGCTCAGCCATCGAACATTGACGATCGTGTTCGCCGGCTTGATGGTCACGATCGCCATGTTAATGGTGCGCAAACTGCGCAGCGGCGAGAGCTCGATTGTGCCGATCAAGGACCCTGGCCCGCTGGGCGCATCTTATTACGACGAGGCCATCGGCTTTCGCGTCACCTATCGCGTCCAGCGGTTGCCGACAATGATGGTGGTCTTCTTTCTGGCAGGAAATCTATCGGGGCTACTAGGTATCGGCGGCGCGCTGATCAAAGTGCCGACGTTGAACTTGATCTGCAAAATCCCGACACGCGCAGCCGTCGCTACAGCCAATTTCACCGTTGGATTAACGGCGGTTGCTGCTGCGTTACTGTACCATGATCGTGGCGACATCCCTCCGTTGCTGGCGGCGGCGACGATTCTTGGCGCATTATCGGGTTCGACCCTGGGCACACGCTTAGCGGCCAAAGTACAAAGTCGGTGGATCAGCGCGGTCTTTACCATCTTGACGCTAGGGCTGGCCGTCCAGATGGTGTGGCATGTCCTATGA
- a CDS encoding DUF1634 domain-containing protein translates to MRRAASFILFWGAIISGVLIMGGAALHFIRGAPAMTARQAPINVWHELPSGNAEAIIELGIMTLLLTPLMSLFVIGFQLLRLRDWGIGSVAMAILLIVLGSYLLH, encoded by the coding sequence ATGAGGCGAGCAGCAAGTTTTATTCTATTTTGGGGCGCTATCATTTCTGGGGTGCTGATCATGGGTGGCGCAGCATTGCACTTCATACGCGGCGCGCCGGCCATGACGGCCCGACAGGCGCCAATTAACGTCTGGCATGAACTGCCCTCAGGCAACGCGGAAGCGATCATCGAACTTGGCATCATGACGCTCCTCTTGACTCCGTTGATGTCGCTGTTTGTCATCGGCTTTCAACTGCTCCGTCTGCGTGACTGGGGCATTGGCAGTGTTGCAATGGCGATCCTGCTGATTGTGTTGGGCAGTTACTTGCTGCACTAA
- a CDS encoding NDP-sugar synthase, with amino-acid sequence MQAVILAGGKGTRLRPLTLHTPKPIVPVVNRPFLLYQMDLLKPAGIRSVILCLSYQPRKIEELLGDGSEFGMHISYLVEALPLGTAGALKNAQQQLEGTTVVFNGDILTDVDIADVIKQHRTTGAAATIVVTPIDNPIGLGVVEMADDRRVTRFVEKPQRQEVHSNLINAGIYVLQPSVLKLIPEHRSFSFEYDFFPSLLEAGEPFYAYRHDGYWLDIGTPEGYRRGNLDVLNQRLSTYEVQFPPAGEKFDPTCSVENSYVDPSCVIKPQAQIINSIIGANCFIEEKARIENSVIWAASRIGAEAQLRGSVVGKGCHIGQLAVIDGAVLGDKSAVTDYSQLEQRR; translated from the coding sequence ATGCAAGCTGTGATCTTGGCCGGAGGCAAAGGGACACGCTTACGTCCGCTGACCCTTCACACTCCAAAACCGATTGTGCCTGTGGTCAACCGACCGTTTCTGCTTTACCAGATGGACCTGCTCAAGCCGGCGGGCATCCGGTCGGTCATCCTCTGCCTCTCCTATCAGCCGCGAAAAATTGAGGAGCTGCTAGGCGACGGCAGCGAATTCGGCATGCACATTAGTTATCTGGTGGAAGCATTACCGCTCGGAACCGCCGGCGCGTTGAAGAATGCGCAGCAGCAGCTTGAGGGCACAACGGTCGTGTTCAACGGCGATATTCTGACCGATGTAGACATCGCTGACGTCATTAAACAACATCGCACGACCGGCGCCGCCGCGACCATCGTTGTCACGCCCATAGATAACCCGATTGGTCTGGGCGTAGTTGAAATGGCTGACGACCGACGCGTCACTCGCTTCGTGGAAAAACCGCAGCGCCAAGAGGTTCATAGCAATTTGATCAATGCTGGCATCTACGTGCTTCAGCCGTCGGTCCTCAAGCTGATCCCGGAACATCGCTCGTTTTCCTTTGAATACGATTTCTTTCCCAGTCTGCTGGAAGCCGGTGAACCGTTTTATGCATATCGGCATGATGGTTATTGGCTGGACATCGGCACACCGGAAGGCTATCGCAGGGGGAACTTGGACGTGTTGAATCAACGGCTCTCTACCTACGAAGTACAGTTTCCTCCAGCCGGAGAGAAGTTCGATCCAACATGCTCCGTTGAAAATTCCTATGTTGATCCCTCCTGTGTGATCAAACCACAAGCCCAGATCATCAACTCGATCATTGGCGCCAATTGTTTTATCGAGGAGAAAGCGCGGATTGAAAACTCTGTCATCTGGGCGGCCTCACGCATCGGCGCAGAGGCGCAGCTTCGCGGCTCCGTGGTTGGC